ttgtaaccctgacactaaaaccacattttgagtctcaaaaatgccttcaaactcgtggggaccgggattttggtccccacgagggctgattgtccccacaagtatagtaaactaccaatttttggtccccatgaagatgttaatacccgtccacacacacacacacacacacaccccagcATATGCTATATTGCCCCAAAGGTTTCTTCCAGATCTATGCCATGGTACGCATATCTCAATTTCCAACCTCGCAACTGCAATTCATTAAGTGTAGTGATAGTTACAAATATGTAAGAATTGCACCAAACtgattgagaaaaaaaatgtacctGAAAATAATTTGAGCTATTGACAAACATATTTCTCTCCCTGTCCCTCATCATCTGTCCAGGCTGagaatattcaattcaattttattttatttatataacgccaaatcacaacaacagtcacctcaaggtgctttatattgtaaggtagataatacatacagagagaaaaacaacaatcatatgaccccctatgagcaagcactttgccaacagtgggaaggaaaaattcccttaaacaggaagaaacctccggcagaaccaggctcagggaggggcggccatctactgtgaccggttggggtgagagaaggaagactgaataaaagacatgctgtggaagagagccagagattaataacaagtatgattcagtgcagagaggtctattaacacatagtgagtgagaaaaatgactgaagaagaagcactcaatgcatcatgggaatcccccagcagcctacacctattgcagcataactaagggaggactcagggtcacctggtccagccctaactatatactttagcaaaaaggaaagtttgaagcctaatcttaaaagtagagatagtgtctgtctcctgaatccaaactgcaagctggttccacagaagaggggcctgaaaactgaaggctctccctcccattctacttttaaatactccaggaacaacaagtaagcctgcagtgtgagagcaaagtgttctaatggggtgatatggtactacaaggtcattaagataagattgggcctgattatttaagaccttgtatgcgaggagcaggattttaaattcaattctggatttaacagggagccaatgaagggaagccaatacaggagaaatctgctctctctttctagtccctgtcagtactcttgctgcagcattttggattaactgaaggcttttcatggagtttttaggacatcctgataataatgaattacagtagtccagcctagaagtaataaattcATCAACTAGTTTTTAAGCGTTACTCTGAGACAggttatttctaattttagagatgttgcgcaaatggaaaaaaaagcagtcctacatatttgtttaatatgtgcattgaaggacatatcctggtcaaaaatgactccaaggttcctcacagtgttactggaggccaaggtaatgccatccagagtaagaatctggttagagaccatatttctaagattttcagggctgagtaaaattacctcagttttatctgaatttagaagcagtaTAGAGGTCATCTaggtctttaagacattcctgcagtttaactaattggtgtgtgttatctggcttcaaaattattaacaagataatcgacctctgttggagtagcattcaggtagctgctctgctctgtgttggtacagtgcattgaagatgataacagtgtgTAGATTACATTCTTAAACTCAGTTACAGCACTGTCAGacagacatctactgtgatgaaatctactccccactgctgtgtaataaattattgtaaattaatcaggaaatgatcagacaagaGAGGGTtctcaggaaacactgttaaatgttcagtttctatgccatatgttaaaacaagatctagagtgtgattaaagtggtgggtgggttcttttacattttgagagaagccaattgagtctaataacagattaaatgctgtgttgaggctgtcatttttagcatctacatggatgttaaaatcacccacaacaggaaatcagacagaaactctgtgtaaggcccaggtggacgatagatgatcaCAAATAAGACTGGCttttgagttttacagctggggtagACAAGGCTAAGcttcaggctttcaaatgaattaaaagtctgttttggtctttggttgattaataggctggtgtggaAAACTGCTGCCACAccgcggctaaacatgtcactcctggtcagattggggaggggaccagagaaaactacagagtccgacactgttttggcaaagttaataaaaggattgtgtgaaacttgtaaaCATCTCTGCGTGATGTCTACCAAGACAAAAGGATCGGAGAGACTGGCGTTGTCTTGACAATTTGGTGCCGTGACCCGGATCTTGGTAGCTGATCTCGATTTGGACCTTGGCTGAGCGGAAGGGACACGGAGGGTATCACCAGCAGAAAACAAGGTATGCAGAGCCTGTTTTACCGAATCTGCACATTGGAAAATTCACTAAATTTCACCCAAAAGTGTCCTGAACACAGAAGTCCGCAAATTTAAATAAGAGATGTGTGTGGAAGGGAGCTGGTTTCTCTAAAAGTGAGGGTTGGTGTCTCAGAAAGCAGGACTTTCTAAAATCCACTGTCCTTGGTTTGGCAACCCTCCTACATAAATGATGTTTCATGTACTTTTTTTATTCAGAAggtataattaataataaacgctatatttttgtaattttgttaaCAGCGCAGAAAATGAAAGTCAAGGATGTAGAGCAGGCCGAGTAATAAGTAGGCAGGACCGGCTATCTATAACTGTGGGTTCAGAGGTGACGTGCTCTCAACCATCAAGCACTACACCACAACTTCTAGTGGCCCTGTCCCAAATATAATGGCAAGCACCTTTGCATCATTCACGAAACTAACTCTAACCAGGGAAAAGCCTTTTCTTACCTCACCTGACATCATCTTAATTCTTTCTTACCACTAGTTGCAGTTCCAAAGACTTCTGGAGAGTAATTATTAAAAGAGCTCTTGAgctacaaagacaaagagcttGAGACCTATGCCAATCCTTAATAATTAAGGACTagcatatattatatatatttgtggcaactgttgtgatttagtgctaaACAGAGAAATTTGAAATGTACAATAACTGTGGAGTGTGTGGATGCGGTGGCGTTTCTATGCACCTCTgccatttctttctgtctctctccacttttctttctctcgctcgctctgtctcaGCGTGGTGTATTTGTGTGCATATCTGTTAACTACACCTTACGCCTGCAGGGACGGGAAACTTCTGGGATTTCTGCCCTCCTCCTGGGCACACCTAAAGTAATCAAGCTCACCTATTTGTCAATTGCTGATCAGCTGGCTCCTACTTAAGCTGGGAACAAACCTTCATTCTCTGCCTGAGCGTTGTACGAACTACTATTAGTGAAACCATCTTCAATCTAtaagtctgtgtctctgttaCCTTGAAGATTACGAACTTGTCATCTCATCTGTGCAAAAGCCCTGGCGTTTTCCCTGTGAGAGTGACTGGTCATAGAGAGCTGGATGAGATTCTAGTCCTGTGTCAAATGTTATCtggactctggatactgtagctcatCTGAAAAACTGAGCCTCAAATCAAAAATACTTGACTACCTGCTTTAACTCTCTAACATCCAgattaaagcagataactcttAAGCTGGAAAGAAAATggcaacatcatcatcatcatttagcctggaaaaatagtttgctgctttataaaaaAGCTCTCAAtaaagctagaacatcttaTTATTCAGCactgattaaagaaaataagaacaaccctaggttaacaaaaagtcagagctctgttgagccaaccattccTTTAATGTTAATTAGTAATGCcttcataattttttttccaaatgaagCTAACCATTAGAGGAAAAAGTTACAACCATCTCATAGATGTggcattatctacagctactttcagtaccattgatatctatttagagtctttttctccaattgatctttctgagttaacctCAGTAATGACTTCCTCCAAACCAacaacatgtcttttagaccctATTTCTAAGACTCCTCAAAGAAGTCCTACCATTAATTAATGTTTCAATCTTAAACATGATTAACCTATCTCTATTAaccagctatgtaccacaggccttcaagctggcagtatTTAAACCGTTACAAGACTGAGCGGTCTTAGCAATAATAGGCAAATCTCTAACCTTCCTTTTATCTCCAAAACTCTTGAAAGActgagtagttgtcaaacagctaactgatCATCTCCAGAGAAATGATCAAAAATCAGAATAAGACAGTAAATGGAGAAATCCTTCTCATGCttctgtgttgattttttttcaattgCTATTACACCTTGAGCCTGTCACCTTTGTCACAAAGCCCAGCATTTCTGCATTTCTGGATTTCTTAATAATGTATGTAGTTGAGTAGCATTGTGCTGAATTCAGTATAAATTATGTTGTCTAAGCTAACATCCATCATGaacaacacctcccaccccctgCATGAGACTGTACGAGCACTGAACAGCTCGTTCAGCAATAGACTTTTTCACCCACAGTGCAGGAAGGAGCGCTACCGCAGGTCATTCttaccagcagctgtcagactctataatgCAGCTTAACATTCTTTTGGTCATCTTACTCACCAGCTTGTTCGTTTACTGTACATTTTATACACAGCTCTGTAGATTTGATACATAACCCTGtacattttatacatatctCCGTACAATTTTTCTATACATACTCTGCACATTGTTACCCGTATATACCTGTGTATACGAACTTCGGTTGCTTATGTTTACCACCTTGTGTCTCccttttatactttattttccctTGCTGTAAGAGCTCTGTAACACCGAAATTTCTCATCCGTgggataataaaggtttattctattctattctattctaaagaGCTGCGAAAAGTTGTAGATTAGTAAACGTAGCATCAGCACCAAAATGCACTTGAACATAGATGTCAAAGTAACTTGTCTATCCTTTATCCTTCCAAGGATGCAGCCCAGCCCCCGAGTTTGGACACAGCCCTTGTAATCAGCTCACAGCTCAACTGTCAATAAAGTTTGTAAAACCTTTTGACGTTTGTACGCTGTGCGCATGCGCCCTCGCACAGTACTGCAGAGGGCTCCAGCAGCTACAGGAATGTCGGTTATTTCAAACACTGACTCAGTGGGTCCCTGGACTCGAGCTTCTGTTGGGAAAATGGTAGTTTCTGCGCTCTGTGAATGAAACCGTGTAAGGTGCTTGGAATTTATATCACTCGGGTTGCCATGGCCTCTTTAACCGTCACTTCGGAGGCTCGGAGCGTCGAGAAGCATCGAAAGTCCTTCTCGCTGCTCTTCTACCGGGCCGTGCGGGACCTAAAGCCGGTCTGGATGTTGGAGGACATGCGGACGATGGAAACTTTTTACTTGGACGAGGACTCTGGTCAGAGGATTTACAGCCCGTCGGAGGCGTTGCTGTACGCTATAGTTCATGACCACCAGGCGTACGCTCAGTACCTCCTCAGCCGATACACGGATGAAGCGCTAGCAAAACCCGGGGAGCGCTTCTGCCCCTGTCCGTCCTCCGCGCCTCACCTCGCTATGGCTGTTCGCTACGACAGACGCTACATTCTTGGCCTCATCTTACAAGAAACCCACCGTATAGCCAGTACCCCGTCCTACACGGACCGAGCCGGGTGTTTTCACATCGAGGACGGAAGAACCCCGCTACATCTGGCTTGCGAGCTTCTGCGTCCCGAGGCGGTCATCTTGCTCCTGGGGAGCGGGGCGTCCCCCTACGCCCAAGACCACAACGGCCTGACACCGCTGGACATTACTTTGGAAAAGCTCAGAGACTCCACGGTGGTCAGAAGTGGGGAGAAAAGGCGGTGTCTGGACAACCTGCTCCTGTTTATGCCAAAAGTTCGCTTCAAAATGAAGGAAGCTCTGGTTAGAGAATCGGAGCGCTGGAGCAAGGTGCTAGGCGAGGAGACCTACCTGTACCTGTCGGGAAGGAGCCCGGCGCCGTTGGTTCTCAGCGCCATGCAGACTGTTCTGCAGCAGCTGAGCCCTGCCAGTTTTCCGGACAGCCTACTCGAGCTGCCCATTCCCTCCTCCCTCAAACCACCGGGACTGCCTGTGAGCCAGCGGCACAGGCAGAGGGTGGTGTAGCATCAGTGACACATGCATGCCCTGTTTGGATACTGCTGTTTTAGCATGCTGTGTGTGAGCATTTGAAGATCCTGTATGGCTATTATAGGCCTGAACAGATAAAACACTAACAGTCAGGGAACAAATAGACTAAATTAATGTGATCTAATGATGCAACATAAGCCACGCTGATTCCACGGGAAGGAATAAAAAAGCCATACTGTAGCGTTTCACATTGATTCAGGTGCCATGAATCATTTATGTGTCTATGAAATGTTGTATCTAGTAATGATACTGCAAGTGTATCATATCAAAAGGATGAACAGACACTAATACTGACCTGTGTTACTGatgaatttaatttattaaaatgatgGTATTTATCAGCAACATAAAGTAGTCATAAGAAAATGATCAGGTGACTTGAAAACGTTTTGGATCTCTGTCtttgaataaatacaaatttaagTGACTGTCTTCCTGGGCCTTCATTGACAGAACATGTTTGTTGCTAATGGAAATTAAGAAGGGGATGCATACTGTAAggaatctaaggagcttggaaagaaaaagtgCCTCCAGTTCTGAAGAAACTGAACTGGAGAAGCTTCGAGAGGTCAAACATcgtcaagaaacttaaagaagtccagttgcttttctttccaaactccttGTTTTACTATGACCTGGGTGACTGACAACCTACACAGACAGTAAGTTAAATATAATTATTAACGTAACAATGattattaaaattaaagctTTTAGTAGTATTCCATTTGAAAAGGTTTTCTGAAACTTCACTTATTTGTTGGTACACAGAAGGTCTGATGCAGTTTGTAGATGAGAAACAAATTCAGCCTAGAAAACATTTGTATGTACAGTGTACACAAggatttgtgtgtttgcatataGACTAACCAATACTAAAGCTGAGGATATTTCCTctatttgtattgtattttagCTTAGTGTTCCAAGCTCACAAAATTGTTTCCAattaagtttgttttgttttgggtttttcttgGTCTGGTTTTCATTTAATATTTCTATTTCATATTTATGATAACCTTGGTTTTGAACctgctgaaggcttttcaggagGTAATACCTGATAATGACGAATTACAATAGGTCACTAGTGGACCACAGTGTGCAAGCAGGTGGTGGGAAGCAACAAAGTAGAAGTACTTTATTAGCTTTCGAATAACTTTTGACTTTTGCCCCCAACAGCTGAATGTAAACACCTCCTTTCTGGTCATTACATTTTCAGAATAGGCTTGCTTGTTCGTTGGGTTTAACACATTtgagggttttgtttttgttttgtttttccatctctGCATGCCTTCAAACATCAGACTTATTTGAGCCAAAATGGGAAAGCACCCTTCAATTATTATCACGCGAAACACAAGGTCCTTGGGCAGTGAGATAAATAAGCTTGTTGCTGCAAGTCATCTGCagaacatgaacaggtagaaacaaAGGCTGCTACTTTTTGCAGCTCTGTTTGCTATAAACAGAGAGCAGCGTTGTacagttgttttcattatctTGCTTAAAGCCTCAGAAAATTTGAAGATGACCatataatgcaaaaaaaaaagcaatttacaTAATGCACCATTTCCAGCTTTAACTTTGGATCTATCGATTATAAATAAGATTAATGCTCATCCAATTCAAAGCAAATGATGGAAACCAAAGGAGTGCAGGTATAGTGACAGATTGATAGCAGCAGCAAAGTGAAAGATGTATTTTACTATAACTGCTACTAAAAACAGCAAGGGGCTCGAGAGATGATGGTTATTCTTTTTAATCGATTATTGCCATTTTAGTCACTACACAACTGCAGCACTCACCTGCCGTCTGCTGGCCAAGGAGCAGTCACAGCAAGCTGGAAATTAGCAGCACTCCCAGTACAGCAATATATTACACCCTCCCTTCTTCAAAAGAAACACAGACCAGAGCCCTGATATCCACAAGCAACACAGCAAGTCTTTCAGTTGGCTTCAACGTTCTGCCTTACTTGGTGGTGTATGGCACTGAAACCTGAAGACCAGTGTCCTAAAGTTGTTTTTCTGACACAGCTGACTGTTCAGTGGACACCTGTAAAGGCATTTCCGGTCCTGTTGAAATATCAGTTGACTGTCCAATTCTCATCACTTATAAAATTGCAGGACTGTTTTGGAACTGCTGTACTCCCGCAAAGATGCTGGCTGTTGCAACACAACTCCTTCCCACCTCAGTCCACAGTGTAGGACCTGGGTGCAGCACATTCGCAAACAACAACTGCAGGAGCCAATTTGGCATTGCCCAGATGAGGTTGCATCCTGACTTCATTTTCTGGTGCTAGAGGAAGACAGTATGTTGTTGCTCTCCTCTTGTCGTAGGACCTTTGCAAGACTTTAGACTTATCCAGCAGCTCCTTGACCCTGACAGTTTCGTGTGCTTTTGGGACAAAGCTTTTTACCTGCAGGCAGCTTGTTTCTTGGTCTTCTACCCATCAGCAGTTGAGCAGGTGACAAGCCAACTGACTCAAGGGGGGTGGTTTACAAAATGATAGTGAGACCTATGATGTTTAAGAGGTTACTGTAGATTACAGTAGATCTTCAGGTATTTAACTTTTCtgaaaacttttttgttttactctcCACATTTTAACGCAAATCTATACTTTctatttcttacattttcaaaacagaccTGTTACTTTAGGTTTAATAACTCAGTAAATATCAGGGAACATACAAACTGTATGTGTACAGTCTGTTGCACtgtgtgttgctagctaaagatTCACCTGCTGTATTTCCCAGGGAGATCCACAAAGACGTAAGAGAGacaggagaggaaaaagagaggtaatatttaaaagtaaggactgctcagtgacaCTTGATAAACTGTAGATTTAAAGATTACATGTAATGTCATTATtaaggggtggctgtagctcaggaggtagagcaggtcatctggtTATCTACTCATGtgtatgccaaatatccttgggcaagatactaccCAAGATAGAAAGCATAGAAAAAGTGCTTGCATTAATGGGTGAATAAGGCAATTTGTATCAAGCACTCTGAGTGCTCAGGTGCTGTAgaagtctatttaccatttTGAATTACATCTGTAAACAATGTTTAAATGAattatatattttcatattgtgaagtttcctgcaaaacaaactaagTATACAAATTTTGTGTTATTGAAATGTTGCATGAAAATGCTCTGTAGTTTTGTACAGGATAAACGGGTTAGCTGGCAGTACTTTGGTGAAATCACAGTAAGACACTGTGTGGGTCTGGTGCTCATTGGCTGCGGAGAAAGAAGACCCAATTTGAGGTCTAGTTGATCTGTGACAAGTAGCAGGGCAGACCTGCAACAGGTCACTAGTCTGTCACTTTAACTCATAAACatcaataattaattacttaaatTGATCAAATTGCTATTTTTTCATGAATTTGTTCAAATATTATGTGTGAAACCAGATAAATAGTAAGGTGCATGGACACCACATGCTGTCAGACGAAGAAGTCTATTCTAGCCAAGCAACTTTGGCTACAAGCCTCAAGCAGCCTTTCACACAGCACTCTTACTCTATGCTTTTAAGCACTTCATTTTACATTAATGCACACGCACTTGCTCTGATGGATGAGTCACGGGCACCtaggggttcagtatcttgccaaGGATATTtcagcatgcagactggaggatccagggatcaaaccaccaactttGTCATTGGTAGATAACGCGGTCTATCTCCTTAGCTGTTTAGTCTGGCACCCCCTACCTTACAGACCCAATACATGTCCTCAGTGTGTAGGGGTCATCATACATTTAGGTCTGAGAATATGTTAAATGATAATgtagtaaaatatttttattgaccTTATCCAGCCAAGTTACACATACAATATATGTTACCAACTTGTTACATGGTTGGTCTATGAAATTACAGTTACCAATTCTCATTTTTTGTCACACATCTGTGACAGTGGATCCTCAACAAGTGACGCAATAGTGGTTGCTGTTTAATTTACTGAACTAACAAATGACATCTGATTTTATTCGAATGCATTAGGATGGAGTGAAGGTGaaatttcagaaaatgtaatgCAACTTTacatagaaaaagaaaacagagctaTTTTATTcttgtgaaaaataaagaggAAGTATTTATTTGCTACCTTTTGAATACATATGCACACTTTCTTACATGTACAAGTGTTATTTCATCTTGTTATTCTGATGCTTTCTTTACTGCCTTCCTGAGCatcctttattaaaaaaacaacaaaaaatctttcttctttgtttgcCTCAGTTATGCAGCACACAGATCATTGCTGTCATCCATGAAATTGAGCAGGTAAATACAACTGGCTTACTACCTGGAGCGCACCTTGGACACATGATGTGTGACGCAAGCTCACATGCAGGCAAAGCATTGCAGAAGTAGGGCACATGCTTCTTGTGTACTAATAGAATTGTATTACATGAATATAGCTCAAGGTTCAGTTAGCAGTGCACAAAAATACCTTATAGAAACATTGTCAGGAGTTACTTTTTTACTGTCTTTGAGTGGCCAGACTGCTGAATGTGTACATGGTGCCCCTGTAAGTCAATACTTACTTAATGGCAAATACATTTTACGATGATGGCAATTTAGGATTGTTCTAATTTTAAACCAGTGGAGGTGGTGCAATCctaatttatcttattttatccatccatcttcttccatttATCCGGGGCCAGGTCACGAGCCAGCCAGGCACTTaacttattttaacaaaaataaatgcatttattgtAAGCTTAGTCTTTTTATCCTTCCAGGGAAATAAAACCCCTGATACAATTCTCTAAAGGTTAAATCAGATTTACAACACtaaaatttttttttgacaaggaaccacattatttcatttatgtACACATTTCTAAAATAACTGGTCATATTTTATGCATTGCCACTTAGTGTGGTAGCTAGAACATATAAATAACATGATTTTGCAACATTTGGAAGGCATAACCCTTCTAGTTCAACTCTTTGAACCTGTTTTTCAGTGAAGTGGTAAGAAATCAAACAAGTCCCAAAACATTGATTCTGCTCGTCGCTCATCCAAGTGATGagtgactgcaggtttccccaaccacTTAAagagtacatttgcacaatgactaaaactagcaccactggcgAACAATAGGAGGTTGGTTTCTtgcattaatatgcaaattgtcgtgaccattgatcaacaaccactgatcaaagaccactgatcaatggccatgagtaccattcacagagagttggggaatggctgcaatcacagcattgtaagatggtgaaagatgtacccttagcccccctcctcgattcagagaaagtttttcccttttcacgtaaatagcctccttgactccccgctcaaaccagcgttcctccctgtccaggatgtgtacatcctcatcactgaaagaatgtccactggcctgtaggtgtaaatagactgcagagtacAGAAAATTATCATTCTGATCTGATCTCTTATCAGAGGCAGCAGATGAACCATCCAAGCTAAAGAAGAAACAGTTATGGATGGTTTAAAATTCAATGTTCTTTATACAGGCACATGTTGTACATAGtatgtgctttacattttactgtgatttactGGGATATTTGTTACCTTATGTTCTGAGCAAGAATGGAGAAATGGAATAAAAGGGAGATGTGTTCACTGTCGTCTAATGAAGTGTGTAAGTCTTTAATAATATTTACTTGCTTGGTTATTTTAGGAGTATTTTTCTAAACATGGGGGGGAAAAAGCATGCAAGGAACTGATTTAAATTTCCCATCTCCTGCTACAGATGATCACTGTGACCTCAGAGGCCAACTGGTCTGCAAAGCTGGAACTGGAAAGAGGAGTCATCATCCAGCTTCAAAGAAAACATCCAGGTAAAGTGATGTGGATCAGTGGATGAACCTGTCTCCACTTTCAGAGGAGATACTCTTAGAGAGAGACCATCTGAGCCATTTTAGCCTTAAATTATATTACAggaacatttttaaaggacaaaatTAACATCCAACTTTGaccataataataacaataataataatgatgatgataatagtaataataattgtgtgttttcaaactgtTCCTCAGATGGGCAAGATCTCACTATTGGACTGTCCAACCAGCCAAAGGACTGAGACAAGCGACAAAAGAATAGAGCAGCATTCAGCATCTGATCCTTGTTCACCTGTGTGCTTCTCCCTTTGGTATGTAGAGTTACCTTAACTATAATTACTTTAAACACATCCCATCCATTTCTATTTACC
The genomic region above belongs to Pelmatolapia mariae isolate MD_Pm_ZW linkage group LG15, Pm_UMD_F_2, whole genome shotgun sequence and contains:
- the LOC134643255 gene encoding ankyrin repeat domain-containing protein 9-like, with product MKPCKVLGIYITRVAMASLTVTSEARSVEKHRKSFSLLFYRAVRDLKPVWMLEDMRTMETFYLDEDSGQRIYSPSEALLYAIVHDHQAYAQYLLSRYTDEALAKPGERFCPCPSSAPHLAMAVRYDRRYILGLILQETHRIASTPSYTDRAGCFHIEDGRTPLHLACELLRPEAVILLLGSGASPYAQDHNGLTPLDITLEKLRDSTVVRSGEKRRCLDNLLLFMPKVRFKMKEALVRESERWSKVLGEETYLYLSGRSPAPLVLSAMQTVLQQLSPASFPDSLLELPIPSSLKPPGLPVSQRHRQRVV